One Equus caballus isolate H_3958 breed thoroughbred chromosome 17, TB-T2T, whole genome shotgun sequence DNA window includes the following coding sequences:
- the GTF3A gene encoding transcription factor IIIA: protein TRRRRGRGLLSARRRTTPARRPAPPEVRRSHARGQPGGLAPGRASAARSRLVHVAAHQAPSALEPPASVAEAVSSLTIVDAFTAAGESPAAAAPALPRRFICSFPDCSASYNKAWKLDAHLCKHTGERPFVCDHEGCGKAFVRDYHLSRHILIHTGEKPFVCAASGCDQKFNTKSNLRKHFERKHENQQKQYVCSFEGCEKTFRKHQQLKIHQCQHTNEPLFKCTHEGCGKHFASPSGLKRHGKVHEGYICQKECSFVAKTWTDLLKHVREAHQEEIRCEVCQKTFKRKDYLKQHMKTHAPERDVCRCPREGCDRTYTTVFNLQSHILSFHEERRPFTCEHAGCGKTFAMKQSLTRHAVVHDPDKKKMKLKVKPSREKRSLASRLSGYIPPKKKQEQGVSLPTNGESLRCPPDQVPLTAAVLALSQRAACFV, encoded by the exons ACGCGCCGCCGGCGTGGGCGGGGCCTGCTGTCCGCGCGCAGGCGCACCACTCCCGCCCGCAGGCCCGCGCCCCCGGAAGTGCGGCGGAGTCACGCGCGCGGTCAGCCCGGGGGGTTGGCGCCGGGCCGGGCGTCGGCCGCGCGCAGCCGCTTGGTCCACGTGGCTGCGCACCAGGCCCCCAGCGCCCTGGAGCCGCCGGCCTCGGTTGCCGAGGCGGTGTCATCCCTGACCATCGTCGACGCGTTCACCGCGGCCGGCGAGAGCCCCGCGGCGGCGGCCCCCGCGCTCCCCAGGAGGTTCATCTGCTCCTTCCCCGACTGCAGCGCCAGTTACAACAAGGCCTGGAAGCTCGACGCGCACCTGTGCAAACACACGGGGGAG AGACCATTTGTCTGTGACCATGAAGGGTGTGGCAAAGCCTTTGTCAGGGACTACCATCTGAGCCGCCACATCCTgattcacactggagaaaagccATTTGT TTGTGCAGCTAGTGGCTGTGATCAAAAATTCAACACAAAGTCAAACTTGAGGAAACATTTTGAGCGCAAACATGAAAATCAGCAGAAGCAGTATGTA TGCAGTTTTGAAGGTTGTGAGAAGACCTTTAGGAAGCATCAGCAGCTGAAAATCCATCAGTGCCAGCACACCAACGAACCGCTGTTTAA GTGTACCCATGAAGGATGTGGAAAGCACTTCGCTTCTCCCAGCGGGCTCAAACGGCACGGGAAGGTCCATGAGG gTTATATATGTCAAAAAGAATGTTCCTTTGTGGCAAAAACATGGACAGACCTTCTGAAACATGTGAGAGAAGCCCATCAAG AGGAGATAAGATGTGAAGTATGCCAGAAAACATTTAAACGCAAAGATTATCTGAAGCAACATATGAAAACTCATGCCCCAGAGAGGGATGTGTGTCGATGTCCAAGAGAAGGCTGTGATAGAACCTACACAACTGTGTTTAATCTCCAGAGCCATATTCTCTCTTTTCATGAGGAAAGGCGCCCGTTTACATGTGAACATGCTGGCTGTGGCAAGACGTTTGCAATGAAG CAAAGTCTCACTAGGCATGCCGTTGTGCATGACCctgacaagaagaaaatgaagctcaAA GTAAAACCTTCTCGTGAAAAGCGGAGTTTGGCCTCTCGTCTCAGTGGATATATCCCtcctaaaaagaaacaagaacaagGCGTCTCTCTGCCGACAAACGGAGAGTCACTGCGCTGCCCTCCAGACCAGGTGCCCCTGACTGCCGCAGTGCTCGCCCTCAGCCAGAGAGCAGCTTGCTTTGTTTAA
- the MTIF3 gene encoding translation initiation factor IF-3, mitochondrial — MAAVFLKRLTLQIIKTEKNYTRRCFGKYIMQKTVPAPLSLIASAPRLSYLIRAKAFSTVEDTQDERKKKKKNETAFSNIGRKINERIIHVLDEKGNDLGNMHRANVIRLMDERDLRLVRRNPGTEPPQYQLMTGIQIHEERLRLRASGKARPTPGPTLTKELTFSSNIGQHDLDTKSKQIQQWIEKKYKVQITIKKGKNAEEPENKIEEIFNHILQTMPGIATFSSRPQSVKGGKAVMCVLRHLSKKEEDAYRETQGTQKGDTLNRENRIEN; from the exons ATGGCTGCTGTTTTCCTAAAGAGGTTAACATTACAAATCATAAAGACTGAAAAGAATTACACTAGAAGATGTTTTGGTAAATACATCATGCAAAAGACAGTACCTGCACCATTGTCCCTTATTGCTTCTGCCCCAAGACTGTCCTACCTAATTCGTGCAAAAGCTTTTAGTACTGTTGAAGACACccaggatgaaagaaaaaagaaaaaaaagaacgaaaCAGCTTTTAGTAATATTGGGAGGAAAATTAATGAGCGAATTATTCATGTACTTGACGAGAAGGGCAATGATTTGGGGAACATGCACCGAGCAAACGTGATTCGACTCATGGACGAGCGAGACCTGAGGCTCGTCAGAAGGAACCCCGGCACAGAGCCTCCGCAGTACCAGCTCATGACGGGAATCCAGATCCACGAAGAACGGCTGCGGCTGAGAGCGAGCGGAAAGGCTAGACCTACGCCTG GACCGACCCTGACAAAGGAACTAACGTTTTCTTCAAACATTGGACAACATGATTTGGACACAAAGAGTAAACAGATTCAGCAATGGATtgagaaaaaatacaaagttCAAATTACtataaagaaagggaagaatgCAGAAgagccagaaaataaaata gAGGAGATATTTAATCACATACTCCAGACTATGCCTGGAATAGCTACCTTCTCATCCAGGCCACAGTCTGTTAAAGGAGGAAAAGCTGTAATGTGTGTGCTTCGTCATTTGAGCAAAAAGGAAGAGGATGCATATAGAGAAACTCAAGGGACCCAGAAAGGAGACACTCtgaacagagaaaatagaatagagaatTAG